One region of Monomorium pharaonis isolate MP-MQ-018 chromosome 11, ASM1337386v2, whole genome shotgun sequence genomic DNA includes:
- the LOC105834295 gene encoding multivesicular body subunit 12B, whose translation MLKKTNCKMLVHQVSAVLPDDRPITAISVVEDLDKCPPNFTVVSRTYDQDTDADLWRESGLFIKKKGRYICFSKTEGQPDCVVEDIVVINERDTPPEGYNMISYTVDTRQKAWRKKQVCYKIRNKDLCAKAVTDIIICSRIIHKDSKMAPVGFSAAGIINGVRVCYKTVDITNANSDSQSYVNIDLLQNPSPNPSNGTYHSPAPERPPKPKFSPKPPLANGIYPQINSTAKKDDEFSDRDYEVLSPNAKIRPTRPAPQPPTSTPPSAVTSMPIYGTLPGSSDLDGVPFALNPRLTTNHLDSAINKLPVIKMWTQKDLDREFFYDFRAERET comes from the exons ATGTTAAAGAAGACCAACTGCAAGATGTTGGTTCATCAGGTGTCGGCGGTACTGCCAGATGACAGACCAATAACTGCCATTAGCGTTGTGGAAGACTTGGACAAGTGTCCACCAAATTTCACAGTG GTATCGAGAACTTACGATCAGGATACCGACGCCGATCTGTGGAGGGAGAGCGGATTGTTCATCAAGAAGAAGGGTCGATACATCTGCTTCTCGAAGACTGAGGGCCAGCCTGACTGCGTGGTCGAGGATATCGTGGTGATTAACGAGCGGGACACTCCACCGGAAGGATACAACATGATCTCCTACACCGTGGACACGA GGCAGAAGGCGTGGCGGAAGAAACAGGTGTGCTACAAAATTAGGAATAAGGACCTGTGCGCGAAAGCGGTCAcggatataataatatgcagCAGGATAATCCACAAGGATTCCAAAATGGCTCCTGTCGGATTTTCTGCTGCCGG tatcATAAATGGCGTTCGTGTGTGCTACAAGACGGTAGATATCACAAATGCGAATTCGGATTCGCAATCGTACGTTAATATAGA CTTACTGCAGAACCCTTCTCCAAATCCGTCAAACGGCACCTATCACAGCCCGGCCCCCGAGAGGCCTCCGAAACCAAAGTTTTCACCAAAACCACCACTGGCCAATGGGATTTATCCGCAAATCAACAGCACAGCTAAGAAGGATGACGAGTTCAGTGATCGGGATTACGAGGTCTTGAGTCCTAACGCGAAGATCAGGCCCACGAGGCCCGCGCCTCAACCGCCTACGTCCACGCCGCCATCGGCCGTCACATCCATGCCTATTTACGGCACACTTCCGGGATCGTCCGATCTCGACGGAGTTCCGTTCGCGCTTAATCCACGTCTTACTACTAATCATCTTGATTCTGCCATT AATAAACTTCCTGTTATCAAAATGTGGACGCAGAAGGACTTAGATAGAGAG TTCTTCTATGACTTCCGTGCGGAAAGAGAAACTTGA